The proteins below are encoded in one region of Cololabis saira isolate AMF1-May2022 chromosome 21, fColSai1.1, whole genome shotgun sequence:
- the LOC133421819 gene encoding zinc finger protein 835-like translates to MTKLQLLNAYLTERLAALVQEVLDVVTDTVAEYREEAARSRRESDGLRRQLRDILLLEADGDWLRSGSSGVGALAPPTEQQQPRPRSEEPDSTLNQLAANVANRPGPEHVVSVKLLAVQRETPPPPPATAAQLAEDEKPGESWEPTPKRDQEAVSRTTPPPLASPSTSAPRVHVDEETPAAANRIKTEAVSDAERQPEPAAVASAHAAQRVAVRQDAHGNRKSSQEEQPAAAAAEAASAAAAVASFLPELVHRCPRCGDAFSGADSLRHHLEQRRKTYACDWCCKSFAQSADLRRHLRTHTGERPHRCTFCSKSFSQRGNLRRHLRIHTGERPYGCPFCCRTFSDGDTMKKHKRTHSGEKPHRCARCGKSFGSAGGLQLHARKDMCFVSDA, encoded by the exons ATGACCAAGCTGCAGCTGCTCAACGCCTACCTGACGGAGCGGCTCGCCGCGCTGGTGCAGGAGGTGCTGGACGTGGTGACCGACACCGTGGCCGAGTACCGGGAGGAGGCGGCGCGGAGCCGCCGGGAGAGCGACGGGCTCCGGCGGCAGCTGCGGGACATCCTGCTGCTGGAGGCCGACGGAGACTGGCTGA GGTCCGGTAGTTCCGGTGTCGGAGCTCTGGCTCCGCCcaccgagcagcagcagccgaggCCTCGGTCCGAGGAGCCGGACTCCACCCTGAACCAGCTAGCGGCTAACGTGGCTAACCGGCCCGGGCCCGAGCATGTGGTTTCCGTGAAGCTGCTAGCGGTGCAGAGGGAGACGCCGCCACCGCCACCGGCTACAGCAGCTCAGCTAGCGGAGGACGAGAAGCCCGGCGAGTCGTGGGAACCGACGCCCAAACGCGACCAGGAGGCCGTCAGCAGGACGACGCCGCCGCCGCTAGCGTCTCCGTCCACCTCGGCGCCCAGAGTCCACGTGGACGAGGAGACTCCGGCCGCCGCAAACCGGATCAAAACCGAAGCCGTTAGCGACGCCGAACGTCAGCCGGAGCCCGCAGCAGTGGCGAGCGCCCACGCGGCGCAACGAGTGGCGGTGCGACAGGACGCTCACGGAAACAGGAAGTCGTCCCAGGAGGAGCAGCCGGCGGCAGCGGCGGCGGAGGCAGCATCCGCAGCCGCGGCGGTCGCTAGCTTCCTCCCTGAGCTGGTGCACCGCTGCCCGCGCTGCGGCGACGCCTTCAGCGGCGCCGACAGCCTGCGCCACCACCTGGAGCAGCGCCGGAAGACGTACGCCTGCGACTGGTGCTGCAAGTCCTTCGCGCAGTCGGCCGACCTGCGGCGCCACCTGcgcacgcacacgggcgagcgGCCGCACCGCTGCACCTTCTGCTCCAAGAGCTTCAGCCAGCGCGGGAACCTGCGGCGCCACCTGCGCATCCACACGGGCGAGCGGCCGTACGGCTGCCCGTTCTGCTGCCGCACCTTCAGCGACGGCGACACCATGAAGAAGCACAAACGGACGCACTCGGGCGAGAAGCCGCACCGCTGCGCGCGCTGTGGCAAGAGCTTCGGCAGCGCCGGCGGCCTGCAGCTGCACGCCCGGAAGGACATGTGCTTCGTCTCCGACGCCTGA